A region from the Anomaloglossus baeobatrachus isolate aAnoBae1 chromosome 11, aAnoBae1.hap1, whole genome shotgun sequence genome encodes:
- the LOC142256198 gene encoding chemerin-like receptor 1, which produces MASADDDNRTTSSTTLSYDYYQSIDDDSFFYYINVMQKMAITIFSIVFPLGIIGNGLVIWIAGFRMKNTVSAVWFLHLAIADFLCCASLPVRIFDWAKDFSYQLDSALCIANMFLFNINMTSSVLLLTAMSIDRWVSVMWPFWAKVHRTCNVVRISAAIIWGLSLIVAGVLYYIYGYHLYDLNEWCVFYDFRFLSVKDLKQTIQQIRLGIMFLIPFLIIVTSYVTIFYKLRKSKRSQRSQRSSRIITAVISCFFICWFPYYIWPLIPFDNEDDIKFHFVTTIVTSLACLNSCMNPIIYVFMGPGFRQGFFRSIPARVERALSEHPNDLCREGEDAGNPCSTNV; this is translated from the exons ATGGCCTCTGCTGATGATGACAATCGGACCACATCTAGTACAACTCTGAGTTATGACTACTACCA GTCAATTGATGATGACAGCTTTTTTTATTATATTAACGTTATGCAGAAGATGGCGATTACCATATTCAGCATTGTTTTTCCTCTTGGGATTATCGGTAATGGATTAGTCATCTGGATTGCCGGATTCAGGATGAAGAACACAGTCAGTGCCGTGTGGTTCCTCCACCTGGCCATCGCGGACTTCTTGTGCTGTGCGTCCCTTCCTGTGCGAATTTTTGACTGGGCTAAAGATTTCTCATACCAACTGGATTCTGCACTTTGCATAGCGAACATGTTTCTATTTAATATAAACATGACCTCCAGTGTTCTCCTCCTGACGGCCATGAGTATTGACCGCTGGGTGTCCGTCATGTGGCCATTCTGGGCAAAAGTTCATAGAACCTGTAATGTGGTGAGAATCTCTGCAGCGATCATCTGGGGGCTGAGCCTCATTGTAGCGGGTGTACTGTATTACATATATGGCTACCACTTATATGATCTAAATGAATGGTGTGTGTTTTATGATTTCCGATTTTTGTCTGTGAAAGATTTAAAACAAACCATTCAGCAGATCCGATTAGGTATAATGTTTTTGATCCCTTTTCTCATCATCGTCACctcttatgtcaccattttctacaAACTTCGAAAAAGTAAGAGATCCCAGAGATCTCAGAGATCCTCCAGGATCATCACCGCTGTTATATCGTGTTTCTTCATCTGCTGGTTTCCATATTACATTTGGCCACTAATACCTTTTGATAATGAAGATGACATCAAATTCCATTTTGTAACTACCATTGTTACCAGCCTGGCTTGTCTTAACAGTTGCATGAATCCAATCATTTATGTGTTTATGGGACCGGGTTTCCGACAAGGTTTCTTCAGATCCATCCCCGCCAGGGTAGAAAGAGCCTTAAGTGAACATCCTAATGACCTGTGCAGAGAAGGAGAAGATGCCGGAAATCCTTGCTCTACTAATGTTTAA